A window of Reinekea marina contains these coding sequences:
- a CDS encoding inorganic triphosphatase produces MTQEIELKLSITSEAVDKFKAIPILNGVECDVSTLENTYYDTPALTLTAQGSALRLRKLPNGYVQTLKSRGQNVGGLHLREEWEFPVSNAELELSQFPSDALPQGISQTDLVALFKTDFNRTRWLVNFGESTVEIVLDQGVIAVGEETDPISELELELKSGNIDDLLKLSLSISESVAVMPSDISKAERGYRLFQQNTGVSVDLPNIVPQQSMESAFCALFGYELEKIQRFWQGYWSTGEWKLLNQVLLTLGNLDAQIDWFQDLIPESQRFYVKAQINWLEQALKPILSWWPACFELSQHALEDPANLAVSLQQSKAQRALAGLTQLQENPLLGHRMLCLTAWLHRRRWREDQTPQQRDKAELAIVDGLDRYLSAAMNAVQLEGFAGSVSNALAQTPAVHRLLMLCRYFDHFYGKELGELRAPLEALEDNLSRLSAMEVMARLKDWINGLPLEEQASVHSWARSKPVLLRDIKQLAGRLFKNADQLEVHA; encoded by the coding sequence TGTATCTACCCTAGAAAACACCTATTACGATACACCGGCGCTTACCTTAACAGCCCAAGGTTCGGCGCTTCGCCTGCGAAAGTTGCCAAATGGCTATGTTCAAACCTTAAAATCACGCGGCCAAAATGTCGGCGGATTGCATTTACGTGAAGAATGGGAATTTCCGGTTTCTAACGCTGAATTAGAGCTGTCTCAGTTTCCGAGTGATGCATTACCACAAGGCATATCTCAAACCGATTTAGTCGCATTGTTCAAAACCGACTTTAACCGCACTCGTTGGTTGGTAAATTTTGGTGAATCTACCGTTGAAATTGTGCTCGATCAAGGCGTTATCGCGGTCGGCGAAGAAACCGACCCAATCAGTGAGCTTGAGTTAGAGCTAAAAAGTGGAAACATTGATGATTTACTTAAGCTGTCCCTAAGCATCAGCGAGTCGGTTGCTGTGATGCCTTCAGATATCTCAAAAGCTGAGCGAGGTTATCGATTATTTCAGCAAAACACGGGCGTATCGGTTGATCTGCCTAATATCGTACCTCAGCAAAGTATGGAAAGTGCCTTTTGTGCACTATTTGGTTATGAATTAGAAAAAATTCAGCGTTTTTGGCAGGGCTATTGGAGTACAGGTGAATGGAAGCTGTTGAATCAAGTTCTATTAACCTTAGGCAATTTAGACGCTCAAATCGACTGGTTCCAAGATCTGATTCCTGAATCACAGCGATTTTACGTAAAAGCCCAAATTAATTGGCTCGAGCAAGCGCTAAAGCCTATTTTATCTTGGTGGCCAGCCTGTTTTGAGTTGTCTCAACATGCATTAGAAGACCCTGCGAATTTAGCCGTAAGCCTTCAGCAGAGTAAAGCTCAACGTGCATTGGCCGGGCTAACTCAATTGCAAGAAAACCCCTTACTTGGGCATCGCATGCTTTGTTTAACGGCGTGGTTGCATCGCCGACGCTGGCGAGAGGATCAAACCCCGCAGCAGCGCGATAAAGCCGAGTTGGCGATTGTCGATGGGTTAGACCGCTACTTATCGGCTGCAATGAATGCTGTGCAGTTGGAAGGCTTTGCAGGCAGTGTCAGTAATGCGTTGGCGCAGACTCCTGCTGTACACCGCTTGTTAATGCTTTGCCGTTACTTTGACCACTTTTATGGAAAGGAACTTGGCGAGTTACGAGCACCTTTAGAGGCCTTAGAAGATAACTTGTCGCGATTGTCGGCCATGGAAGTGATGGCGAGATTAAAAGACTGGATTAATGGCTTGCCACTAGAAGAACAAGCCAGCGTGCACAGCTGGGCGCGCAGCAAGCCTGTTTTATTGCGGGATATAAAACAATTAGCGGGCCGTTTATTTAAAAATGCAGATCAGTTAGAGGTTCATGCTTGA